The Lycium ferocissimum isolate CSIRO_LF1 chromosome 8, AGI_CSIRO_Lferr_CH_V1, whole genome shotgun sequence DNA segment ccGCGGAAAAGTTATTTCTCTTGagggacaaaaaattaaagaccaaagacaaaatagggacaaaagtgcaaatgacccatcaaaataaggaaaaataacaCTGTATgtctatttggagaaaatatttaccagAGACGGTCCATATTTTTAATAGGGtcaactacgtatatatacatcttaaggagaaatatttacgaaacgtgacgatagttttatatttacaaaacataacattacaaactcTATACAGAAcatgctttttaaaaaatatatatattttttttaaaaaaaaattaacattattttttaaaaaaaattatttttttattttttaaatatatttttttttaaaattttcgctcaaaaatttatgtatgaaagttgtatgaaatgtgtatatctagctcaaggcttaaaaagttcgctcaaaatttagtgtattaAAActgtatgaaagatgtatgaaatgtgtatatctcgttcaaggcttaaaaaatccgctcaaaattatgtgtatgaaaacagtatgaaatttgtatctcgctcaagtcttaaaattttgctcatattttcgtatataaagttcatgttacaactacaacaacattgtatacaactttgatacaacattcaagacttaaaataaccactcaaatttttgtgtatgaaatgtgtatatcttgctcaaggcttaaaaagttcactcaaattttatgtatgaagaacgtatgaaatgttTATATTTCGATCAcggcttaaacattacgcttaaaattttatgcatgagaatggtatgaaatgtgtatatctcgctcaagacttagaatttcattcacattttttgtatacaaagttcatattaggtttctgaaaaattaatgcaactacaacaacattgtaacaactttcatataatattcaaggcttaaagttttcgctcacaattttgtgtatgaaaattatattaaaaatttcgctcacatatacacatttcatacatgtttcatacagctttcatacacaaaaCATTGacgtaattttttaagcctttgagcaaaaaaaataataattaatttttaaaaaaaatatatattttctggaaaaaaataaaaaatatatgaaaatccgtcatgtttggtaatatatcattatgttttgtaaataaggaaaactatcgtcacgtttcgtaaatatttctccttaacatgtatatatatgtagttttccctttttaatattACCCGAAATGActcttttatacattattatatacttttatacaaggtttataGATTGCCCACAGTAAGTGTAGAATGTTATATATCGTGTATGTAAATactgttgtaaaaaaaaaaaaaaaaaagttgactatGCGGATGTAAATTAAGAATAAGATTGTGGACGTAATATTTTATGCTAGAATgcatattattgaaattattctTTAAATAATAGGCTGAAAAATGGTTATTTGTGTAATTTTTATCCCACTAAAATGGGCCTGTCTGAATGGATAGATCCAAATAACTTCAAATTCGAATCCATTCAATTCTGAAAGGGGTTTTTTGTtggggaaaagggtcaaaaataccccctctactttggataaagggctaaaaatatcctccgaacttattctGGGTCAAAAATAACCCTCCCAtgcttaaagttttcaaatatactctgtccaaagtagaggggtatttttgccCAAGTCGACGTgtctcctcaaaattttcatacagAGATGGTACTAAGAGGTGTTTGGCAGCTAAAGAAGCTGGTTGTCAGCTAGTGCAATTGGGGTAGTAGTAGCAGAGGTATAAGGTAATAATGCTTAACTTGAAGACTTTTATTGCTAATATTTGCCTTAACAGGATTGTGGAGGTTTAGTCCTTAGAAAGGACAGATCACTCTAATGTGCATAACAAAGGCCAAATTCTCCATATCTAGAGATGAGGAGAATGTTGCAACAATTAGGCATTAAGAAATGAAGTAACGAAGGCATAATATGGTGtgtgatttgtgcatgttgagATGGATGATATGTTCTTTTTTTGCAACTGTTTATGAACAATATGCCAATGCACCCAATAAGAAAAAAGAGCTGGATCAGGTAGTTGAGAGAGAACCATGAAAGTAGCAAAAAACTAAAATAGAGACTTGCACTCCTGAGGACCATTTTAACAGGCctatagtttttattttttttgccacTTCGGGCCACAAGCGAGCAGATAGGTTTTGTTATTGACGGCTACGGAAGTGTCAAATATAATGTGTCATATCGAACACATTTTGCCGCCTCACAACCCTCGTCTTAAGTAGTCACGAAGTACCTATACATGATCTGTACAAAAATGTGTGTTGTGAAGATAATATTCCTAATTATGCCTCATATACTTGCGATATCAGTTTATTTAAAAACCAATCGTTTTTCCTGTAATTTCTTTTAACGGGTGTGTACTGATTTGCCTTTTCAATCAGAGAACAAGAATGAGCGTGTTGTATGTGTGAAAAATTTGAGTCAAGACGAGGTACTTGAAGCGCCGACCAAGCTAAGGAATTCGCTTGGCGAAAGGTGGTAAAGTCAAGACTCGTCGTGTCACTAAACAACCAAGCGTTCAAGGTACATGGTCAACAAGCATTGGAGTTATAAGCCAAAAGAGAGTTTTATGTAGGTGTTTCTGTCTTCCTAGGTTTTATCACATGGATCTGTAAGTCATAGGTGTAGTCTTTTTGGACAAACAAGATATGGACCACGTGGTCTACATGTATGAGAAGGTAGGCTTTTCCAATCGATAATGCACTCGATAATGTAATAATTTACTCGTGGTGATAATTTTAAGGGGGTGCTATGTTGAAGATTGTTGAGAAGAAGGAATCGAAGGTGAGAGAAGATTGATCAAGCAAAGTAAATTGAGAGCAGTTGGTGAAATGGGAGCCTCTTTATTTCTGTGCCCTTAGGAAAAAGAAATACAACTGTACAAGTCTAATATATACCGTTTCACTAACCTTCTAACTTAACTTGATAGTTACCACTAATCTTCTAACTAACTAAGTACAACATGTAATAGCATTCCAATCAATGTACAGCTAGCAAAGCATATTTCTACACTCCCCCTCAAGTTGAGTGATGGAACACATCGATCATCCCCAACTTGCTAACCCGGATAGTCATGTTGTTGTCTTCCTAATCCCTTAGTTAGTACATCCGCCACTTGGTCCTGGGGTACCAACATGATCTCGTTACGATGAGACCTTGTTGAATTTTTCTCTAATAAAATGACAATCAATCTCTATATGTTTTGTTCTTTCATGATACATTGGATTTGATGCAATGCTGGAGTCTCGCTTTATTATCAAAAAAGAGATCCATTGGTTGTCTGATGTGCACACCTAGCTCTTGCAATAACCCATGTATCCAAACCAACTCGCAGAATCGTCCCCGCCATGCTTCTATACTCTCTTCAAAGCCGATCTTCTGACACCTTAATCGTGGATTGTTTTTTAGACTTCCATGATATCAATGATTCACCCAACTTCACACAGTAACCTGTTACTGACCTTCTTGTTGCTGAACATGATGCCCAATCAGCATCACAAAATGCTGTCACAGTCCCTGCTGTTTTACTGCTCATCAGAAGTCCAAGTCCCGGCTTCCCTTTAATGTACCTCACTACATGTAGAGTTGCCTGCCAATGTGATTCCTTAGGTTCATGCATAAATTGACTTAAACATTGTACTGCAAAAGAGATGTCTGGTCTTGTAACTGCCAGATACAAAAGTCTTCCAATCAACCTCTGATAGCCACTTTTATCACTCAAAACTTCATCATTTTCTGATCTTGTAAGACTGTCAAGTTCAGCACCTGTAATTTTCTGGTTGTGCTCCAGATCATTCTTTGATGCTAGAAGTCTGTCAAACTCAGCACTTGTAAGTTTCTGATTTTGCTCCAAAGGTGTGGATGCAGGCTTTGCTCCCCCTAAACCACATTCTGATATTAGCTCTAGGGCATATTTTCGCTGATTCATTAAAATTCCTTTTGCTGATCTTGCAAATTCTATTCCCAAGAAATATCTTAGGTCACCCAGATCTTTCGTCTTGAAGTTCTGATTAAGAGTGTCTTTTGCTTCTGAATAAGATGAGCAACGCTCGTAATTAAAAGATCATCTACATATACCAGAATAATGACTATACCACTATCACATTTCTTGGTGAATAAAGAGTAATCCAATTTGCTTTGTGAGTAACCGTGTGAGTGAATAAGTCTTTGGTAAGCTTAAGATTCCACTCGTCCGCTTgcttgttttaaaccatataaggatttATGTAGCCTACACACCTTAGACTCCCCACAGCTACAAAATCCCGAGGCAATGTCATATAGACTTAACTTCCAAAAGATCTCCTTGCAAAAAAGCATTATAAACATCCATCTGGCATAAAGGCCAAGAATGTTGAGCAGCTAAAGCAATAACACATCTAACAGTTACCATTTTTACAACAGGAGAAAAGGTATCATGAAAATCTAATCCCTCTCGTTGAGTAAAACCCTTGGCAACTAATCTAGCTTTGTACCTCTCTACTGATCCATCAGCTTTGTACTTAACCTTATACACCCATTTGCACCCTATAGGAGTTTTGCCTGCAGGTAGGTCAACTATTTCCCAAGTATTATTGTCACAAAGAGCCTGAATTTCAAGTTTCATAGCTTGAACCCAATTGATATCCTTGGCAGCTTGAGCAAAAGAAGAAGTCTGGAATGGAAGAAGAGGCAGTAATGAAGGCCTTGTAGGTTGGGGAAAAGGTGATCGCAAGAGACAAAATTAGCAATGGGATAGGAATAGAGGATTGATGATGATAGTCGTGCTGAAGCCAAATGGGAGGTTTGATAGATCTGGTAGAATGCCTAGATGGTTTGGATGGAACATGATCAACAGATGGAGTTGCTGGAGGAAGTAGAGAGTCAGAGACAGGAGGGATAGAGGAGGAGGAAGGAGGAGTAGCGTGGGAAGGGATAGTAGTAGAGGCACAACATCGGGGAAAAGGAGGGAGAGGTGTGGAATCAAGGTGCGGGATCGAAAAAGAAGGCTGAAACAAGTCATCGGTATGGTAATAAGAAGGGCTATCAGGGTGAGGCAAAGGAGGATAGGAATGAAGGAAAGTGGACTTGGGATACTTAAAAGGAAAGGTAGTTTCCCGAAAGACCACATCTCTGTTGCCTAGAAAAGTATTTGAAGCAATGTCATAGATCCTGTACCCCTTTTGGGTGTTGGAGTAACCCATAAAAACTCCAGGAATGGcttttggagaaaatttatCAGTGTAGGTAGGTTTGGTGGCATAACAAAGGCAACCAAACACTCTAAGGTGTTGGAGTGAAGGAACTTGACCATGAAGCATTTCATAAGGGGAGTTTGCCGGATAGAGCAGAGAGGATGGTAATCGATTAATAAGGTAAACAGAGGTAAGAATACACTCACCCCAAAATTTTAAGGGAGCATGAGCTTGAAATCTAAGAGCCCTAGCCATCTCAAAAAGGTGTCTGTGCTTTCTTTCAGCCACCCCATTTTGTTGGGGGGTATGAACACAAGAGCTCTGGTGAACAATACCCAAGGAAGAGAGTAATTGAGAACAATGAGTATTAAAAAATTCAAGTCCATTGTCAGTTCTTAGAATCTTAACAGAAGCAGAAAATTGAGTTTTGACTAGAGCAAGGAAATTTTTAATATGAATGACTCTTGAATTTCATCAAGTAAACCCAAGTCATCCGAGTGTAGTCATCTACAATTGTAAGGAAGTACTTAAAGCCATTGTAAGTACATTGTCTATATGGACCCCATACATCCATGTGAACAATATCAAAAGGGATCTGATTTCTTGAGCTTTATGGGGAAAGGAGATCTAGTCTGCCTAGATAAAGGACAAACTGAACATATAGGAGCATCTTTATGTAAGAAATGATtctttattgatgggatgtgtTGTAGAACAGTGAATGGAGCATGACCAAGGCGTTGGTGCCAAGTTGTAGTAGATGGAGAAGAGGAAGATGGATGATGTGGCTGAGAGATAGGGGCTGCAACAGAGGAAACAAGAGCCTGATGATATGCactggtatatgatgatgaggtgGCAGGATCCAGGATGTATAAACTCTCTTTCTCTTTACCAATCCCCCTCACCTTGCCAGTGCATAGGTCCTGTAAGATAAAAAATTCAGGATAAAAGAAGCACAACAATGAAGTTCTTTTGTTAGTTTTGAAATTGACATTAAATTGTATGTGAAGTTAGGAATGTATAGAACATGATCCAATTGTAGCAATTCGGATATAGCGAGGAAGAACTAATGTGGGAAGACATTGGTGGAAGTGCCATTTGGTAAATGAACTTTGTTGGAATTAGAGGGTGGAACAACCTTCGGATTACTAAGAAGATCCAAGCTAGAAACCATATGATTAGTAGCCCCAGTGTCAACTACCCAGGATTTAGAAGTACCAGCTACAGTAAAACAACTACAAGAACAAGAGGAATCACAAGTATGTTGAGGTATACCTGCCATGTTAACATTGACCTCAGCCTGCTTTGGTTCTTTGTCAACTATGTGTGATAGATGGTGATGCGGCGGGGAGAAAAACCGAAGTAAAAAACGGTACGTGAGCGGCTTGTTGATGTCCATACCACACGGCTGATTCCCGATAGAGAACCATGATTGTTGCCTCCATGTCCATCTCCATAGCCAAAGCATGCAGTTGTTCGGGAAATCGAGGACCATAACCAAAACCAGGTTCTCACATCCATAACTAGCATTATGTGCCTTTATTGCCGATAGATAACCATATTGATTACCTTGACAACCATAGCTAGGCATGCTTGTGTGCTCTTGCAGGCTGTGCATTATAGCTGGTGCTCTCAAAGCCAGTGCCATAGTTAACATTGTGTGCACCTGCTCCCCTGTTACCATAGGAATTAGGCTTATCACCTTTCTCAGGCTTCGGTTTATAAAATTTGTGTCCAGTGGATAACTTGACGGTCTATAACATTTTTCCTGGATGTGTCCCTTTCTATGACAATGAGTGCAAAGATAATTCaattgttcttcaacttgttATGCTTGGGGTCGTCGCTAATGCTTTGCGATTTCATTCAAATTCAAGTTTGCTTAATTGTTTGCGCGTCTTTGAGATATCAAATTTGATTGTACCCTTTGGCTTTCATCTTGCAACAACATGCTATAAGCTTGATTTAGTGAAGGAGCGAGTCGTCATTAGTATTTGACTACGAGCTTGACTATATGTCTCACTTAATCCCATCAAAACTCGCATTAGCCTCTCTGTTGTTCCATGTGCTCGATATATCTTTGATTTATCACAACAACAATGTATTGGCAACAAAGCGGAATAGTTTTCCCAAGCAATTTTGCCTAGAAAAGAACTTCAGGAATGGACGAATTTCCTTGAGTAATTGTACAAATCTTGTGATGAATTTGATAAATTCTAGTAAGATCCTTTTTTGCGAATCTATCTCTCAAATCTTTCAACACAGTAGCGGCATTAGTCGAATGAACCATACCACTTGCCAATTCCCTTGACATTGTGTTCATGATCCACGCAATCACAAAGGCATTACATCTTTCCCATTCGTATACCAAATCATCTTTGAATTGTGACTTTTTACATTTTCTAGTTATAAAACCAATTTTATTCTTCGCCAACAGCGCATTAACCATGAACTTACTCCAAATTATGTAATTCTCAATACCAGTAAGTTGTTGAGTAATTAAAATGCTACCGGGCATTCAATAAGGTATACTGGATGCTCGCATGAATTTCAGTTGGTTTCTCTGGATTAATTACCAGACTGATCTAAATCCTNNNNNNNNNNNNNNNNNNNNNNNNNNNNNNNNNNNNNNNNNNNNNNNNNNNNNNNNNNNNNNNNNNNNNNNNNNNNNNNNNNNNNNNNNNNNNNNNNNNNGATTgataaagttgattttttttcatgGAATCGGTTTGAACCTAGCTCCAATTGAGCTTGGAAGACATTGCTAACATGAAGCTGAAAGGTCTAATCCGCAGGGGGAACATGACATGTTCTTCAAGTGCTgatagaagatgaagaatgTTGACTTGCTCTCATTGCTCAACAAGTTGCTGAAGCTGACTATGCAAGGGTACCTGGTCCTCAGGGGGAATATCATGCacaagtttgtcatcatcaaaaagggggaaattgatgagttataacatttcatagttttgatgatttgacaaacatgCCAGGGGACCGAGTCCTTTCTATCGTCCCATGCATCAGTACGACCATGAAAACTATAAATTAGAGCGTACTGTTTTGACCTGGCAGAGCCACAGCGGAACAGTAGTTGCATTATTGGGCAAAGAGCAAAGGACTAAAGCAACGTCCCTTTCATGGTCACATGTTCCTCACATGCTCATTGCTTGacctcatatatatacaacatgttgggATTATTTGACCTAacacttgaaattctaaaagGCCATATTCCCCTCAAGTGTGGCGGCTACCTTTCTCAAGGTGTCCACAAGAACAAGATCTCAACAATCAGAGGGAGCATTTCCTGCCACTGAAGACGTTTAAAGTCTCTAGGATAGTTGAGTCTTGTTTCACGTTCTTAATTTGTATTCTTACACTGCTTGTCAAGAAGCATCTTAGTAGGAAATATTTCAATCTTTGTAACTTTGTTTTCTTGGCTATAGTTAGCTAAGTATCAGTTGAGTcgttggctagaggtagtcaagatTTGGAgttttgcaatagagttattgtacaGGTGCTTGCAATGGGTGTATTGTGAGGGTtagggattaagagtttaattcctaggttgcaataggttgtaatctgaagttgctcagtttagtgaagttggaaatcctactggggtatgtcgtggtttttaatcccttgagcaaggagttttccacgtaaatatcttgcCTTATTTACTTTCCATCATTATCTGTGAAAACAGTTCAGGGACCAGGTCCCCTAGACTGTTTTGGTAAACTTTCAGGTTATGAACTAGCAAAGTGTGAATCCATAGGTTCTATCAGTACTAAACCAATGAAACATCTGGACTTAAGCATGAAAATAGTCATTTGGATTTTAGCTGAAAATAATGCAGATATTTTagttggaattttaaaaaatgggtgcTAATAATTACGCCAAGGAATATATTAGAAGAACGTGCAAGGCAGTACCCCCACGAAAAAGTCATTAAGGTTGTTTAGGATCACCATTCGGATATGGTAATATGAAATTGACCTAGGTTTGTATTGGGGAAGCTTCCAAACGATAATAAAGTATCC contains these protein-coding regions:
- the LOC132066629 gene encoding uncharacterized protein LOC132066629, producing MLTWQDLCTGKVRGIGKEKESLYILDPATSSSYTSAYHQALVSSVAAPISQPHHPSSSSPSTTTWHQRLGHAPFTVLQHIPSIKNHFLHKDAPICSVCPLSRQTRSPFPIKLKKSDPF